Proteins from one Oscillatoria nigro-viridis PCC 7112 genomic window:
- a CDS encoding methyl-accepting chemotaxis protein, whose product MFSKLIKLNIRNRMLLAYVAPATIYLGFPMLVYTTTNQVLNNFQEVERIENVIRYANDMSTGAEQMVRGMRGYFINKNPKFLQDFQAGRELALQSGKSADLKIENPEQRSRLERMLDLCQEYYDGSNQIVVLVQQNKRAEALAIFNTGKQTKFVEEFVTLNKQFREIEVKAINQATERTKQSLVFLLSALVFGSVFLLVLGAVIAWLISSGIAQTIDRAISSIAASSTEIAATVEEQERMASQQAASVNQTTTTMDELGASSRATSQQIETAVVQAMQALNLAGGGTKAVEQTLEAMATLKTKVQDIQGQIIELSEQTDHIGNISTVVSDLANQTNMLALNAAVEAVRAGEHGKGFGVVASEIRKLADRSKKSGSQINLLVADIQRAINSTVMVTEEGTKTVESGVNIASETAAAFAGVANAINNVVLSSQQISLNAKQQSIAIEQVVQAMNSLNQAAAQTACGISQTKVGTQKLNEAALDLKAVL is encoded by the coding sequence ATGTTTTCTAAGTTAATCAAATTAAATATTAGAAATAGAATGCTGCTTGCCTATGTAGCACCAGCAACTATATACTTGGGTTTTCCTATGCTAGTTTATACAACTACTAATCAGGTATTGAATAATTTTCAAGAAGTAGAAAGAATCGAAAATGTTATCAGATACGCCAATGATATGTCCACAGGTGCTGAACAAATGGTACGGGGAATGCGGGGGTATTTCATTAATAAAAATCCGAAGTTTTTACAGGATTTTCAAGCAGGGAGGGAATTAGCTCTTCAGTCGGGTAAGAGTGCGGATTTGAAAATCGAAAATCCGGAACAGAGAAGTCGTTTAGAGAGGATGTTAGATCTCTGCCAAGAATATTATGATGGTTCTAACCAAATAGTTGTTTTAGTACAACAAAATAAGAGAGCCGAAGCATTGGCTATATTTAACACAGGAAAACAGACAAAATTTGTGGAAGAATTTGTGACCCTAAATAAGCAATTTCGCGAAATAGAAGTAAAAGCTATTAATCAAGCTACAGAAAGAACGAAGCAATCTTTAGTTTTCTTGCTCTCGGCATTGGTATTTGGTTCTGTGTTTTTATTGGTGTTAGGTGCGGTTATAGCTTGGCTGATTTCGTCCGGAATTGCCCAAACTATCGATCGCGCAATTAGCTCGATCGCCGCTTCTTCCACTGAGATTGCAGCCACCGTGGAAGAACAGGAACGGATGGCAAGTCAGCAGGCAGCTTCAGTAAATCAAACTACTACTACAATGGACGAATTGGGAGCATCTTCCAGGGCGACATCACAGCAGATAGAAACAGCAGTGGTTCAAGCAATGCAAGCTTTGAATTTAGCTGGAGGTGGCACAAAAGCTGTAGAACAAACTTTAGAAGCAATGGCAACTTTAAAAACTAAAGTTCAGGATATCCAAGGACAAATTATAGAGTTGAGCGAACAAACAGATCACATTGGTAATATCTCAACTGTAGTTAGCGATTTGGCCAATCAAACTAATATGTTAGCACTCAATGCCGCTGTTGAGGCAGTGCGGGCGGGAGAACACGGCAAGGGTTTTGGCGTGGTGGCGTCAGAAATTCGCAAACTTGCCGATCGCAGTAAAAAATCAGGATCGCAAATTAATCTATTAGTGGCTGATATTCAAAGGGCGATTAACTCAACAGTAATGGTGACAGAAGAAGGGACTAAAACAGTGGAATCGGGCGTGAATATTGCCTCAGAAACCGCAGCGGCATTTGCAGGAGTTGCCAATGCCATTAACAATGTGGTTTTGAGTTCTCAACAAATTTCGCTGAATGCCAAACAGCAATCGATCGCGATCGAACAGGTAGTGCAAGCTATGAACTCTCTGAATCAAGCCGCAGCCCAAACCGCTTGCGGTATCAGTCAAACTAAAGTCGGCACTCAAAAATTGAATGAAGCAGCCTTAGATTTGAAAGCAGTTTTGTAG
- a CDS encoding O-antigen ligase family protein, with protein sequence MMKHRFCDRDASPNSDTTIFPMKNLYTLLYAFSLILINPWGGSRGEIWTQPKVFVVLLIVLSNLSFLWEERKLLTFSRQWKVCLILWGVFLTVGAISTLNSPFPERSFWGQNQMGDGWLYWLLISIFSLTNRLLLKLHPELFRCQMRGLLIGGAVVAVSVFPQVVNWQIDYTATNGQLIAHDVLASTIFRGQQPLAQPSKRIALFSHRGHAAIVLTLTAVICAVAWKWKLISDRTATLALFLILPALLFTNTRTAVLSLIISLSYLLGRQYYKQLIPGIFIGLLAISAMTFTRPLDWNRVSVAQVMSSRSPLWELAVRGIQKRPLFGWGFNGFGIAYPFVANPNKVPEIVNLGHFSYDYVAPNGQVRTEIIPSYKAHNWILDTAISTGIMGAIASFALWGYCLHGAIVSLNTDLSAVAIGYLTFILPWFECAQYAQVLWLALDGSESSFPSPKLSILE encoded by the coding sequence ATGATGAAACATAGATTCTGCGATCGCGATGCTAGCCCGAACAGTGACACAACTATCTTTCCGATGAAAAATCTTTACACTCTGCTATATGCTTTCAGCCTCATTCTCATCAACCCCTGGGGAGGCAGCCGCGGCGAAATTTGGACGCAACCTAAAGTTTTTGTTGTCCTGCTGATTGTGCTTTCAAATTTATCATTCTTATGGGAAGAAAGGAAACTTTTAACTTTTTCCCGGCAGTGGAAAGTCTGCCTGATTTTGTGGGGAGTTTTTTTGACGGTGGGAGCGATTTCTACCCTAAACAGTCCTTTCCCGGAGCGTTCTTTTTGGGGACAAAACCAAATGGGAGACGGCTGGCTGTACTGGCTGTTAATTTCTATTTTTAGCCTCACCAATAGGCTGCTGTTAAAACTGCATCCAGAATTGTTTCGCTGTCAAATGCGGGGTTTGCTGATAGGAGGTGCGGTTGTAGCTGTTAGCGTTTTTCCGCAAGTTGTCAACTGGCAAATTGATTATACAGCAACGAACGGTCAGCTTATCGCACATGATGTTTTGGCGAGCACGATTTTTCGGGGACAGCAGCCGTTAGCGCAGCCCTCGAAGAGGATCGCACTTTTCTCGCACCGCGGCCACGCAGCTATAGTATTGACTCTGACAGCCGTTATTTGTGCGGTAGCTTGGAAGTGGAAATTAATTAGCGATCGCACTGCCACTCTCGCTTTATTTCTGATTCTCCCCGCTTTGCTATTTACCAACACTCGCACAGCAGTTTTATCTTTAATTATATCACTATCTTACTTGTTGGGACGGCAATATTACAAACAATTAATTCCGGGTATTTTTATTGGTTTGCTGGCCATTAGTGCGATGACTTTTACTAGACCTCTGGACTGGAATCGAGTATCTGTTGCACAAGTAATGTCCAGCCGATCGCCCCTGTGGGAACTCGCTGTGCGCGGGATTCAAAAACGGCCTCTCTTTGGCTGGGGTTTTAACGGATTTGGCATCGCCTATCCTTTCGTCGCCAATCCCAATAAGGTTCCTGAAATTGTGAATTTAGGTCATTTTTCTTATGATTATGTTGCCCCAAACGGACAGGTTCGCACTGAAATAATACCGAGTTATAAAGCTCACAATTGGATTTTAGATACTGCTATTTCTACAGGCATTATGGGTGCGATCGCTAGTTTTGCTTTGTGGGGATATTGCTTGCACGGTGCGATCGTCTCGCTAAATACCGATTTATCAGCAGTGGCGATCGGCTATTTAACTTTCATTCTGCCTTGGTTTGAGTGCGCTCAATACGCGCAGGTGCTTTGGTTAGCGCTAGATGGCTCCGAATCGAGTTTTCCGAGTCCAAAACTCTCAATCCTGGAATAA
- a CDS encoding methyl-accepting chemotaxis protein: MMNKFFQKMQHRLLILLILSTLIPVSIVGWYGISSSTEALQKLALITLSDSVNSTANQMINKLENLRADILFLPKTPPVQGMIRAKEGNGVDKKTNSTYKDWVYRMQLTFLAMMEAKPYYMQLRYIDNSGKEIVRVDSDGKNIQVIPDSQLQNKADRDYFRATMKLKSGEVYVSSLELNQERGKIEIPYKPTIRYATPIFNPKGERQGILISNALGSTLIDIVKKFNHELSDQSFILNQDGYYLAHPNPKKAWGFELKTKENVKNDYSGDIVAKILSGGKGNIDNRDLVISYNTVFPSKENTNIFLVIVEASPKKLLFYSIDYLQKIAALIAIVSLAVVLGFGWFFLQKIVALIRGMIYQVSSFSLQIESNMNRQEQIANRQFLSVNQTTITLENLGRSSQQTAEQAESVAVAARQALNLAEEGTKKVDQTLNQMLNLREAVVAISKQNHRLDDSTSQIGNISTLASLVSDLASQTNMLALNAAVEAVRAGEYGKGFAVVASEIRKLADESQQAAQKINGIIPEIKSAIDSTLKATEDSRKTVAEGVKTAQDTAEAFTGVREACNLVFASNQQISFNVKHQAIAIQQVGDAMISMKESASQTVSGIDQVKIGTQQLTEAAFNLKEVV; the protein is encoded by the coding sequence ATGATGAACAAATTTTTCCAAAAAATGCAGCACCGGCTGCTCATCCTCCTAATTTTAAGTACCTTGATTCCAGTATCTATTGTTGGTTGGTATGGAATTTCTTCTTCAACAGAAGCCCTGCAAAAATTGGCATTAATAACCCTTAGTGACAGTGTTAATTCCACCGCCAATCAAATGATTAATAAATTGGAAAACCTGAGAGCCGATATTTTGTTTCTCCCCAAAACTCCCCCTGTTCAGGGAATGATTAGAGCTAAAGAAGGAAATGGAGTAGACAAAAAAACTAATTCAACTTATAAAGATTGGGTTTATCGAATGCAACTCACATTTTTAGCCATGATGGAAGCTAAGCCATATTATATGCAATTACGTTACATAGATAACAGTGGCAAGGAGATCGTGCGCGTAGATTCTGACGGCAAAAATATCCAAGTTATTCCAGATTCTCAACTACAAAATAAAGCAGACAGAGATTACTTTCGGGCAACTATGAAGCTAAAATCAGGAGAAGTCTATGTGTCTTCTTTAGAGCTGAATCAGGAAAGGGGGAAAATAGAAATTCCTTACAAGCCAACAATTCGCTACGCAACTCCAATTTTTAATCCCAAAGGGGAAAGACAAGGTATTTTGATTAGCAATGCTCTGGGTAGCACTCTGATCGATATAGTTAAAAAATTCAATCATGAACTATCAGACCAATCTTTTATCTTAAATCAAGATGGGTATTATCTGGCTCATCCCAATCCTAAAAAAGCATGGGGATTTGAACTCAAAACTAAGGAAAATGTCAAAAATGATTATTCAGGAGATATTGTTGCTAAAATACTCTCAGGTGGCAAGGGAAATATTGATAATAGGGATTTAGTGATTAGCTACAATACAGTTTTTCCCAGCAAAGAAAATACAAATATTTTTTTAGTAATTGTGGAGGCTTCACCCAAAAAATTGCTATTTTATTCTATTGATTATCTACAAAAAATAGCCGCACTAATTGCTATTGTTTCCCTGGCTGTGGTGCTGGGATTTGGATGGTTTTTTTTGCAAAAAATTGTGGCTCTGATTCGGGGGATGATTTACCAAGTATCGTCATTTTCTCTGCAAATAGAATCTAATATGAACAGGCAAGAGCAAATAGCAAATAGGCAATTTCTCTCGGTTAATCAAACAACAATAACTCTAGAAAATTTGGGCAGATCTTCTCAGCAAACAGCCGAGCAAGCTGAGTCTGTTGCCGTTGCCGCTCGCCAAGCTTTAAATCTAGCCGAAGAAGGTACTAAAAAGGTAGATCAAACTCTCAATCAAATGCTCAATCTTAGAGAAGCTGTGGTGGCAATTTCTAAGCAAAATCATCGACTCGACGACAGCACGAGTCAGATTGGCAATATATCGACTCTCGCAAGTTTGGTTAGTGATTTAGCCAGCCAAACTAATATGCTGGCTCTCAACGCCGCTGTGGAAGCAGTCAGAGCCGGCGAGTACGGTAAAGGTTTTGCGGTGGTAGCAAGCGAAATTCGTAAGTTAGCAGATGAAAGCCAACAAGCCGCACAGAAAATTAATGGTATTATTCCAGAAATTAAGAGTGCGATCGACTCAACTTTGAAAGCAACTGAAGATAGTCGCAAAACGGTTGCAGAAGGGGTGAAAACAGCACAAGATACGGCAGAAGCTTTTACGGGTGTGAGGGAAGCTTGCAATCTGGTGTTTGCTAGCAACCAGCAAATTTCATTTAATGTTAAACACCAGGCGATCGCAATTCAGCAAGTAGGTGATGCCATGATTTCTATGAAGGAATCCGCGTCTCAAACAGTCAGCGGCATCGATCAAGTTAAAATCGGTACTCAACAACTCACAGAAGCTGCCTTTAATCTTAAAGAAGTAGTGTAA
- a CDS encoding PEP-CTERM sorting domain-containing protein produces MEDTLFTEILDFPVGDDQEFTVAVGDSILGNFSPGDKLDFISLLGYPVDNFRITGIDSLFGPTAETAFPIQLAFKEREGSFKMRQIPKPIDAEAVPEPGSILAAKGMLLWFAGMRYILRKKRQAG; encoded by the coding sequence TTGGAAGACACTTTATTTACTGAAATTCTTGATTTCCCTGTGGGCGATGACCAGGAATTTACTGTTGCAGTGGGAGACTCGATTCTCGGTAATTTCAGTCCGGGAGATAAATTAGACTTTATTTCTTTGTTGGGTTATCCAGTAGATAATTTTAGAATCACTGGGATTGATTCATTATTTGGCCCGACAGCAGAAACAGCATTTCCAATTCAATTAGCTTTTAAGGAACGGGAAGGAAGTTTCAAGATGCGGCAAATTCCCAAGCCCATTGATGCGGAAGCTGTACCGGAACCGGGGAGTATTTTGGCGGCTAAGGGAATGCTGTTATGGTTCGCTGGGATGCGCTATATTTTGCGGAAAAAGCGACAGGCTGGTTAA
- a CDS encoding chemotaxis protein CheW, which produces METKPYLIFEQNGFLCGIEACYVREIFFLPELTAIAEAPQDIVGAIDLRGEILPVMDLNLRFGYAWQEYSVTDSTIVIEWQESKVGIIVNQVREVKELSEDAITSQLSYGRDNSEASHHFVAGFARCEADIIMLLNIDRLIRSSPEKLEGSWPVSPSNAGNQETAGESDTESLQGQINAKLLGKNSKILSNRHVFCPQATPEEKAIFKSRANNLRLQGEGEYDAVINMSLAVLVLNGEYFGIPLDVVREFTDINQVTPVPCTPDRIVGNMNLRGEILTLIDIRTVLNMSLNISDAANYLSKAIVVEVGDLVTGIVVDEILDIIYLNVSEIAAVPAALHSANREYLRGTAIYGEKILAILNLQKLLTKGGVVVDEEV; this is translated from the coding sequence ATGGAAACTAAACCGTATCTTATCTTTGAACAGAACGGTTTTCTCTGCGGTATAGAAGCCTGCTACGTTCGGGAAATTTTCTTTCTGCCGGAGTTGACAGCAATTGCAGAAGCACCTCAAGATATTGTTGGGGCGATCGACCTTCGGGGCGAAATTCTGCCCGTGATGGATCTGAATCTCCGTTTTGGATACGCTTGGCAAGAGTATTCTGTGACAGATAGTACGATCGTCATCGAGTGGCAAGAATCGAAAGTCGGTATAATTGTCAATCAAGTTCGCGAAGTTAAGGAACTCTCAGAAGATGCCATCACTTCGCAGCTATCTTACGGGCGAGACAATTCCGAAGCCTCTCATCATTTTGTAGCTGGATTTGCCCGCTGCGAAGCCGATATTATCATGCTGCTGAATATCGATCGCTTAATTCGATCTTCTCCCGAAAAGTTAGAAGGAAGCTGGCCTGTTTCTCCAAGCAATGCAGGTAATCAAGAAACAGCAGGTGAGTCGGATACGGAAAGTTTACAGGGGCAAATAAATGCAAAATTGTTAGGAAAAAATTCTAAAATTTTGAGCAATCGTCACGTTTTTTGCCCGCAGGCTACTCCGGAAGAAAAGGCAATTTTTAAATCGCGGGCTAATAATTTGAGGCTGCAAGGCGAGGGGGAATATGATGCTGTAATTAATATGTCCCTGGCGGTGTTGGTTTTGAATGGTGAATACTTTGGTATTCCTTTGGATGTAGTGCGCGAATTTACTGATATTAACCAAGTAACTCCGGTTCCTTGCACTCCCGATCGCATAGTGGGAAATATGAATTTACGGGGAGAAATTTTGACGCTAATTGATATTCGCACTGTTTTAAATATGTCTTTAAATATTTCGGATGCTGCAAATTATCTCTCTAAGGCGATCGTTGTTGAAGTTGGGGATTTAGTCACTGGTATAGTGGTTGACGAAATATTAGATATTATATACTTAAATGTGTCGGAAATTGCTGCTGTTCCGGCAGCACTGCATTCTGCCAACCGCGAATATCTACGGGGGACAGCTATTTACGGGGAAAAAATTCTGGCTATTCTGAACTTGCAAAAACTGCTGACAAAAGGAGGAGTAGTTGTTGATGAAGAGGTTTGA
- a CDS encoding CheR family methyltransferase: MSHKIMTRMRAKKIAEPEKYYQLLTAKNFESKNEWAELVLLLTTIESYFMRDKGQFALLKRVIFPELIEQKRNLHKTLGMQPTLRIWSAGCSTGEEPYSLAIVLKQLIPDWEQWKILILGTDINEKVIKKAPQGVYSHWSFRLVEPQIQQQYFHQRQNDWEINLELRESVNFSCLNLITDEFPNIYQNIYNIDLILCRNVFVYFEHKYISLVLKKFSNTLRPGGYLMTGHAEVYGQIMNEFEPKIFPESVVYQRRDSVPEEGCQIESRVATVGEANSAFREFPKADTMGDESGELLTGETMPPSFTTNSNFPEIEMPPVLKISNPLGKILPSRYLEDGLPNNDVSVTQQIIAENTQNKTPQMLILEAKKSFNNKDYAEAINKAQEAIDLQGHNFDAYFLIAQVQANSGNYSQAIEYCKRARKVEPGSVYTDYLQAQIAEEQGQLETAKNLLKRTIYMCPSFVSAYIELGNIYHKEGQLKRALKMYNSSCEILKALPPNTPIDSQGKMTASQVLMNVKKKLLKLYSKETVR; the protein is encoded by the coding sequence TTGTCTCATAAAATTATGACTAGAATGAGAGCAAAAAAAATCGCAGAACCCGAAAAATATTATCAACTTTTAACCGCAAAAAATTTTGAAAGTAAAAATGAATGGGCAGAATTAGTATTGCTATTAACAACAATTGAAAGTTATTTTATGCGAGATAAAGGACAGTTCGCTCTGTTGAAAAGAGTAATTTTTCCTGAATTGATAGAGCAGAAAAGAAACTTGCACAAGACCTTGGGAATGCAGCCGACACTGCGAATCTGGAGTGCGGGCTGCTCCACCGGTGAAGAACCTTATTCTTTAGCTATTGTTTTAAAACAGTTGATTCCCGATTGGGAGCAATGGAAAATATTAATTTTAGGTACAGATATCAATGAAAAAGTAATCAAAAAAGCGCCCCAGGGAGTTTACAGTCATTGGTCGTTTCGCTTGGTTGAACCCCAGATACAACAGCAGTATTTTCATCAGAGGCAAAATGATTGGGAAATTAATCTAGAATTGCGCGAAAGTGTCAACTTTAGCTGTTTAAACTTAATCACAGATGAGTTTCCTAATATTTATCAAAATATTTATAACATAGACTTAATTTTGTGTAGAAACGTTTTTGTGTATTTTGAACATAAGTATATTTCACTGGTACTGAAAAAATTTTCCAATACCCTGAGACCTGGAGGATATTTAATGACCGGTCACGCTGAAGTTTACGGTCAAATTATGAACGAGTTTGAACCCAAGATTTTCCCGGAGTCGGTGGTGTATCAGCGTCGGGATTCAGTACCGGAGGAAGGCTGTCAAATAGAGTCTAGGGTTGCGACGGTAGGGGAAGCCAACTCGGCATTTCGGGAATTCCCGAAAGCAGATACTATGGGCGATGAGAGTGGTGAATTGCTAACAGGGGAAACGATGCCACCTAGTTTTACTACTAACAGCAATTTTCCAGAGATAGAGATGCCGCCCGTATTAAAAATAAGTAATCCGCTGGGGAAGATACTGCCCTCTCGCTATCTGGAGGACGGCTTGCCGAACAATGACGTGTCAGTTACACAACAAATAATAGCAGAAAATACTCAAAACAAAACGCCTCAAATGCTAATTTTAGAGGCTAAAAAATCATTTAATAATAAAGATTATGCTGAGGCAATCAACAAGGCACAAGAGGCAATAGACTTGCAGGGGCATAATTTTGATGCTTATTTTTTAATCGCTCAAGTTCAGGCAAATTCCGGCAATTATTCTCAGGCAATAGAATACTGTAAACGAGCTAGAAAAGTAGAGCCTGGATCGGTATATACTGATTATTTACAAGCTCAAATTGCTGAAGAACAGGGGCAATTGGAAACAGCAAAGAATTTATTAAAGAGGACTATTTATATGTGTCCATCTTTTGTTTCAGCTTATATAGAACTCGGCAATATATACCATAAAGAAGGTCAACTAAAAAGAGCTCTTAAAATGTACAATTCATCTTGTGAAATTCTGAAAGCACTACCGCCAAACACTCCCATAGATTCACAGGGTAAAATGACAGCAAGTCAAGTGCTGATGAATGTAAAAAAAAAATTGTTAAAATTATACAGTAAAGAAACTGTACGCTAA
- a CDS encoding R3H domain-containing nucleic acid-binding protein, with product MQITDDLNRLLDIVPDEIRQPLEQHPQRNNLIEIVMDLGRQPEARFPSLAEPLSQTPVSKADLNYCIERVGHFGGDNRAGIEQTLHRISALRNRSGEIIGLTLRVGRAVFGTIGIIRDLVETGQSILMLGRPGVGKTTALREIARVLADDLEKRVVIIDTSNEIAGDGDIPHPAIGRARRMQVSRPELQHQVMIEAVENHMPEVIVIDEIGTELEALAARTIAERGVQLVGTAHGNRLENLMKNPTLADLIGGIQAVTLGDDEARRRGSQKTVLERKSPPTFEIAVEMLERQRWVIHERVADSIDTLLRGREPNQQIRSVSETGEVIIEQESATPPARFPGIAASGSTAAVSAIRPVTPLSGWRSAGKMVPMPAPSQNFAAKSAPVAETRYFEQLLEESLSVEPVPKPGRFSQNVGPNGEDLPLHVYPYGIARHQLEQVISTLNLPVLLTKDIESADVVLALRSNVRNQSKLRHLAKTRQVPLHTIKAGTIPHVARALRRLLDMDDPGTPEVADLALFARSGSSDELEALEETRLAVEQIVIPKGQPVELLPRSPNVRKMQHELVEHYHLKSHSFGEEPNRRLRIYPA from the coding sequence ATGCAGATTACAGACGACCTCAACAGATTATTAGACATCGTGCCAGATGAGATCCGGCAGCCCTTAGAGCAGCACCCGCAGCGCAACAATCTCATTGAGATTGTCATGGATTTGGGCCGCCAACCTGAAGCTCGTTTTCCATCCTTGGCCGAACCTCTTTCCCAAACGCCGGTTTCCAAGGCAGACCTCAACTATTGCATCGAGCGAGTCGGCCACTTCGGCGGCGACAACCGAGCCGGTATCGAGCAAACCCTGCACCGAATTAGCGCCCTACGCAACCGCAGCGGCGAGATTATCGGCTTGACTTTGAGGGTGGGCCGCGCTGTGTTCGGGACGATCGGCATTATCCGCGATTTGGTGGAAACCGGTCAGTCAATTTTGATGCTCGGCCGCCCCGGAGTCGGCAAAACTACGGCCCTGCGGGAAATTGCCCGCGTGCTCGCCGATGACTTGGAAAAACGGGTGGTAATTATCGACACCTCCAACGAAATCGCCGGGGATGGAGATATCCCGCACCCGGCGATCGGCAGAGCTCGCAGAATGCAAGTTTCCCGTCCCGAACTCCAGCACCAAGTCATGATCGAAGCAGTGGAAAACCATATGCCGGAAGTGATCGTGATTGACGAAATCGGCACGGAACTCGAAGCTTTGGCGGCTCGGACGATCGCCGAAAGGGGCGTGCAGTTGGTCGGTACCGCCCACGGGAACCGGCTCGAAAACTTGATGAAAAACCCGACTCTGGCCGATTTAATTGGGGGCATCCAAGCGGTGACGCTGGGAGATGACGAAGCAAGGCGCCGCGGTTCTCAAAAGACGGTTTTGGAGCGCAAATCACCGCCAACTTTTGAAATAGCCGTCGAAATGCTGGAACGCCAGCGCTGGGTAATACACGAGCGAGTTGCAGATTCGATCGACACTCTGCTGCGGGGACGGGAACCCAACCAGCAAATCAGAAGCGTTAGCGAGACTGGAGAAGTAATTATCGAGCAGGAGTCGGCAACTCCCCCCGCCCGGTTTCCGGGAATCGCAGCTTCCGGCAGCACGGCTGCGGTATCGGCAATCCGGCCCGTCACACCGCTCTCTGGGTGGCGGAGTGCTGGCAAAATGGTGCCGATGCCCGCTCCCAGCCAGAACTTCGCTGCTAAGAGCGCGCCGGTTGCTGAGACTCGGTATTTCGAGCAACTGCTCGAAGAATCCCTGTCCGTCGAGCCGGTACCTAAGCCGGGACGTTTTTCCCAAAATGTCGGCCCTAACGGCGAAGATTTGCCCCTCCACGTTTATCCTTACGGCATAGCTCGCCACCAGCTCGAACAGGTGATTTCGACGCTGAACCTGCCGGTACTGCTGACAAAGGATATTGAGAGCGCTGACGTGGTTTTGGCTTTGCGATCGAACGTTCGGAACCAGTCGAAATTGAGGCACTTGGCCAAAACTCGCCAAGTTCCCCTGCACACAATTAAGGCCGGCACTATTCCCCACGTAGCGAGAGCTTTGCGGCGCCTGTTGGACATGGATGACCCGGGCACGCCGGAAGTGGCAGACCTCGCCTTATTCGCCCGCAGCGGTTCTTCTGACGAGCTCGAAGCTCTCGAAGAAACGCGCTTAGCAGTCGAGCAAATTGTCATTCCCAAGGGACAGCCGGTGGAACTCCTGCCTCGTTCTCCCAACGTCCGCAAAATGCAGCACGAACTTGTGGAACACTATCACCTGAAATCCCACAGTTTTGGGGAAGAACCCAATCGCCGCTTGCGGATATATCCAGCTTAA
- the ldpA gene encoding circadian clock protein LdpA: protein MTEHYHPLNSLKDGHWFKLICGASFQHLPAVRNLTLAYTLAGADCIDVAADPAAVAAAKEALQVASELQARTHNRRFGGKGLPLLMVSLNDGEDPHFRKAEFNPADCPADCWRPCEKICPAEAIVFQSAGSGFSGVIDQQCYGCGRCLPICPSQLIYTRSYVSAPAAIAPLILQSGADALEIHTQVGREADFARLWSSIAPWVAQLKVIAISCPDGDGLIDYLRTLYQIISPLPCPLIWQTDGRPMSGDIGTGTTRAAVKLGQKVLAAQLPGYVQLAGGTNAHTVSKLRAEGLLLDGGKNLSVPPVPYIAGVAYGSYARVLLSPILEQLETMQTDRAYAVPVAVARPGAGVQTSRLPQLEAVPELLSQAVSLACSLVSQLKEF from the coding sequence GTGACAGAACATTATCATCCCCTAAACTCATTAAAAGATGGCCATTGGTTCAAGCTGATCTGTGGGGCGAGCTTTCAACACCTGCCTGCTGTACGGAATCTCACCTTGGCTTACACCTTAGCAGGCGCTGACTGTATCGATGTCGCGGCCGATCCCGCCGCCGTCGCCGCAGCGAAAGAAGCCCTACAAGTGGCCAGCGAATTACAGGCAAGAACTCATAACCGCAGGTTTGGCGGCAAAGGGTTGCCGTTGCTGATGGTGAGTTTAAACGATGGGGAAGACCCGCATTTTCGCAAAGCCGAATTCAACCCAGCCGATTGTCCGGCGGACTGCTGGCGGCCGTGCGAAAAAATATGTCCAGCCGAAGCAATAGTTTTTCAGAGTGCTGGCAGTGGTTTTTCCGGGGTGATAGACCAGCAGTGCTATGGCTGCGGTCGCTGTCTGCCGATTTGTCCGAGCCAACTAATTTATACTCGTTCTTACGTGTCTGCTCCCGCCGCGATCGCACCTTTAATCTTGCAATCCGGTGCGGACGCCCTAGAAATCCACACGCAAGTAGGCAGAGAGGCAGATTTTGCGCGACTTTGGTCGAGCATAGCTCCCTGGGTCGCTCAACTCAAGGTAATAGCAATTAGTTGCCCCGATGGAGACGGTTTGATTGATTATTTGCGGACACTGTATCAAATAATTTCCCCCCTTCCTTGTCCGCTAATTTGGCAAACCGACGGTAGGCCAATGAGCGGAGATATCGGAACAGGAACTACTAGAGCCGCAGTCAAACTCGGTCAAAAAGTTTTGGCTGCCCAGTTGCCGGGATACGTGCAACTTGCAGGCGGCACTAATGCTCACACTGTCAGCAAGCTCAGAGCCGAGGGACTGCTGTTGGATGGCGGGAAAAATTTGTCAGTTCCCCCTGTCCCATACATTGCAGGTGTAGCTTACGGCAGCTATGCCAGGGTTTTGCTATCGCCAATTTTAGAACAGTTAGAAACAATGCAGACCGATCGAGCCTATGCCGTTCCGGTGGCAGTCGCGCGGCCGGGAGCCGGAGTTCAAACATCTCGGCTACCTCAGCTCGAAGCCGTCCCAGAACTTCTCTCACAGGCCGTGAGTTTAGCTTGTTCTCTAGTTTCCCAGCTCAAAGAATTTTAG